The genomic stretch AGACGCTGCTTGCGGAAGCGTAGCTGGGGCTGGTAGCGTTCGTTTAGACGCTCTACCGCAATCTCCAGAACTGCGTTTACATCCGCGCGGTCAGCCCCTTTCATCTCACACTTGGGGGAGCTGTCAATGCACGAGTAAATATGCTCTTCAGTAAAGTACTCCCAGTTTATAACCTCAAAACGGGTTTTTGGCTTGAAGGGAGGGTTGATTCCAATAGGCCACGTGACTCCAGCCTTACCCTCTGGTGTCAGGTCACTCAGATTGTTGATCTGCATCTGATGAgtacacaaaaaaatgtgtcaaatggGAACGCACTGTGTAAACATTTGCCTTCATGACATATTTGATTGCTCTGTGGCGTAGGGTATATTTCAAGTTATGTCAAAACAGTGCTAATGAACTATCATTAGCAGCTACTTTAATTACATAATAAGGCTTCTCAGGCAGATCATATTCACAGGTTGATGACGCTGGAATGTAACACTTCATGCCCCAGCAAAACACCCCATCCCTTGTCTTGGCTTTCTGACatgtttaaatattgttttagtCAGGAATTTCTGCCCTGGCTCAAAAAGTAGGGagtggagaagaggaaaaaaaaaaacagtatacttTCACACAGAACTCATCACCATCACAAGGAGCCCACTAAAGCAATCCCATCAGATAAGAGTTACAAAAAACTAACTGTTGATAGTTAAGAGAAAGCAGTATTATAGACCTGCAGCTGTTGAATCTGTAGGTAAGTCTGTTCCAGCTCAATCTGGCTGAAGCGTTTGTGTAGGCGGTACATGAGATTTGGTTCTGATATAGGATGGACCGTGAAGGCATTTTTAAACTGTACGCTATCTTCGCGCTCTGGATCTGCGTTTTTCCCGAGCTCAAAGTAACGATAGGTCATCTCCTGTGAGCCACACAAAcattgaaaaagacaaaaagaaatgttaGTATAGATATTCCGCCAAAAAAACTGTgtcaaatgtgtattaaattGATAAAATTTCTCTTATAATTTCCATGCACATTTCTATTGGTGTCCATgcattagtttgtttttttacctggTGCACCTCCACACAACTGAGACCCAGGTAGTCAATAATGCAGCGGCCAAGCCACTCATCAGGTCTCACACTGAGGATGTCATTACGGCAGCTGTCAAGGTGGGGCTGCAGACGGGCCAGCAGACTGCGGGACAGCAGGTAGCCATAGCCCCCGTGGCAGTAGCGTGCCTTCTCCTCTCCACCAATAAACTCCTCCGCCCTGCCCATATACAGGTCCTGACCTGCACTGAGGTGGCCCACCAGCTCTGACAGACGATCTGCTTGCATGTAAGTGTCATCCTGGGCTAAGAGGAACCAGTCATAGTCTGAGCCGTAGTGCTGGTGGAGGTGACGCACTGTCTCGTACATCAGCCACACTGGACGGTCATCACCGTGGGCAACCACAGTCATGCCGTGAGGCACCTTAGGGCTGCGCAGGCCTGTGAAGAAAAAGGTGCGGTGGAAGTGGTGGGCAACTGTGCGATTCACCGCCACGGCCAGCGTGTTGAGGGTGGCCCGAGAGGTCAGGACACCCACCAGCAGTCGCTCTCTGATGCCCAGTTCAGTGTGAATATACCGAGTTCTGGAGAGGTGGCCGAGCAAAGACAAATGAATAGAGgacatcaaaacacaaacagaataaaGGTGATAATTTAAACAGTCAACTCGTTTCCATCACAAGAAATATAGATGtcaacagactcaaacacatttacacaaagttctaaaactattttacattaaaaacgtTAAAAGTTAAGATAAAAGATTCTAATTATGTGAAGCTTTTACCAGCCAATAATCAGCTGTAGGATTTGAAATAAGACATGTAAAGGAGGCTGAGATCTGTGGATCAACAGGTCTGCTCTCTCTCATCTGAGctactgtatatctgtacaAAGACATTTGAGTGACATAATCTCTAATCTATAGGCCACCTCTACTGTATATCCCACTCAGTGCATTTAGATTATAGCAGGGGAGATTTAAATGTAAGCCTATTAAATAGATAATTAACAAATGTAAACCCTCTGGATTCAAACTGTGTCCAGTTTCTTAAAACAAATCCGCTAAGATATAAAGTAATGTGATGTGGTGCTTCTTCAACAAATCTGTCTTTAAATTTGCTGAATAAAAAGTCAACATCTGCACGAGTAGTTCTTGCAGAAAGCCCATTCTTCACCACTGACACAGACTTTTCATGCAATTCTGTCTACCATCTACCTCGGATAATATGGAAAGCATAGCTGTGCACATTATTGTGATGGGAACATGACAAAGACACGACTTCCACACTCACCTGAGGACTTTCTTGTGTGGCTTGTTTGGGTCCTTGTGATAGGGCACGATACGTGGCTGGAAGTCTTCATTTCCAGCTCCATCCCTTGAGTCTCTCTGGGCATCTCCTCTGCCAATGAAAAGCCTCCCATTGCCGAGTTCATCTCTACAGGATTCATCGGTATCCCCTTCTGTCCAGGACACCATCAAAAGGCTCAGACTACATCCCAGAGACAGCCCGAGGATAAGGGGTAAAGCAGGCCTGAACACGGccaaaaaggaggagagacGCATGTCTGGCAGTTATGAGCTACTCTTGATGAAGCTGTTCTGGAAAAATTTACTCGCTACAGAGCATTTGAAGATGTGCCAACTCTCATGCCCTAGTTTAACATTTTCGCCAGAACACAGCCTATGTTAGGGGAAATTTATTTGCCGACACTGACAGAAAATTCCCCTAAATGTCACATGTCTCTTCCCTCTGTCCCATCCGGTGAGGTAGTCGTTATTAAAGTTTCTAATCAACCTATCAAGCAAAGATTAACACTGTATCTGAACGTTACCTCGTGGAGCAACAATTTACAGATTTTGCACATGtaagaaatgctgtttttatctgtgtctTAATATAACATGCCCAAACTGTAAACGTGCAGGTATCTGTGTGTAAACTAGTCTGTCCTTTTGTAAGaacaaataattacaaataGCTTAAAACCATTGACGTGTATTGCGGTTTAACTGCTGTCTAACAAACCAAGCTGGTTATGTTAGTCACTGTCATGTTAACTAACGTTACTCTGTGTATTCATTGCCTTTTGGGCTAACGTTATGTTAATTAGCTGAACTACTTTTGGCTTGAGATAACGCTAATAGCCACTTCTAAAGTCAGCTAACTAATGTAGCACGACGCTAAATGTCACCTGGTAACGTTAAAGTTGACCGTTTGAGTTTACGTTAATCTAGTAAATCAGTAGTTTAAAGAAGAAGCAAGAGGAAAAGTTTTGATCACCGTATCCGAAATTATAACCTCAACAGTAACGTTATGTGTCGGAGGTACAAACACCAAAGAGCAAGCTAGCAAGTTAGCATCGCGTCCGTTGTTTTAGTGTAGATATGTCGCTCCTCAATCCATCTCCAACACTGACTTGAAGGCATATATCCCATTTTTCATCGTTGACACAGGTAAAAAGCCATCGGGCATTGTCATGCATATGTCGTCcattttcttcagtttcttGACTTCCTCAAAAATTGGGtgccacacactcacagagtaGAAATAACGTCCCTCTCACGTCGGTTACCCTCCTCATCACTGACTGAGCTAAatgctgctgtgctgcagcaTCACCTCTGACTGACTCAAGGGACCTGCACCTTTGCGATACGGATTACTTTAAACTGCATACCGAAGACCACATCAAGAAAATACAATGTTTAACGTTATATGAACGTATTAGTGAACGTGCGTCAAGTTATGGATCTTTGTGATGGTATAAAAAAAGGTGCATTTAGAAACCTTGGTTACACCTCAGGAAGATGATCTATCCATCGCACCAATCTGTCAGTTTATTATCAGGTTTACTAACGTAGCCTCTGTCTAGTTAGTCCCAGacattatttgaattattttaccGATTTATAAATTAAATCTGCTGCTAATTTAGGAGTaaagggacattttactgcagtcCCACGAGAAGGGGAGGGTACATCCATCCTCACCGCCCTTTTTGACCATATATGGTCCGTCTGGCGGTTTGGTGATCGGCTACATCCACCCGGCGAAAAGTGGACACGAGACGTCGGTGTGCTCCCGAGACCAGTAATTCGTTATCTAGGTAAGAGAGATATTTACGGTGCTTGACAACTATGGCTCAAATGAATAACATACACAGGTTTCTATTAGAATAAATGAAGgcttgaaaaacacacattaaccGCCGAATTAGCCGCCTTCAGACCTTGTCGTAGCTAGTTAGGCCTTTCGTCAAGTTAGCGGCTTAGGCCTGTCAGTTGTAGTTAGCTAGCTACCgttgttagcttagctagaGAGCTAACACAGTCAACGGCTAGTTTATCAAAATTGATATGATCGTCCTTCTTTGTATGACATCCTGTCTTAATCAGCTAACGCAACTGTTTGGGTACTGTCGTCGGCGAATTGACTGTGAGGTGACAAATCTGCCGTTTATATTAGCGGCATCAGCTACCGTTAGCAACAGCTGGGCTATCAGGCTTTATAACGTTAAGAGCACAACGTGCAAGCAGGTGGGACTGGAAGGGACTATAATGCGGTCTTCGGTagcattaccaccaccaccaccaccatcatcatcatcatcatcatcaccgcTCATCAGGCCGAACCGTTGACCACGTTAGGCCCTTTCTAATAACGGTAGTCCTTCCTTAAAATCAGCTGTACATCGAAGTTAAACCGTGAGTTCATTTACCGGCACATTTTTTGTCACTGGTTCATCGGCGGGTGTTCTGCTCTGACACCACTTTCTGTAAGCGATTAGCCACTTTTACCCAGATTCATACTGGTATAATGAAAGTATTCtcgaaatgaaatgaaatcctCGAACACCTGGGAATCTGCGCATGGTAATGTCTTTCCCTGACATAACATggtattattttaaaaaaaaagaagaaaaaaaaaagattattgaTCTATGCcccctttattttattttattttattttctgctgttgaATAGGCTTGCACAACCATGCCATCCGACTTAGCCAAGAAGAAGGCAGCAAAGAAAAAGGAGGCTGCTAAAGCCCGCCAGCGTA from Siniperca chuatsi isolate FFG_IHB_CAS linkage group LG19, ASM2008510v1, whole genome shotgun sequence encodes the following:
- the chpf2 gene encoding chondroitin sulfate glucuronyltransferase isoform X3 — encoded protein: MNPVEMNSAMGGFSLAEEMPRETQGMELEMKTSSHVSCPITRTQTSHTRKSSGLRSPKVPHGMTVVAHGDDRPVWLMYETVRHLHQHYGSDYDWFLLAQDDTYMQADRLSELVGHLSAGQDLYMGRAEEFIGGEEKARYCHGGYGYLLSRSLLARLQPHLDSCRNDILSVRPDEWLGRCIIDYLGLSCVEVHQEMTYRYFELGKNADPEREDSVQFKNAFTVHPISEPNLMYRLHKRFSQIELEQTYLQIQQLQMQINNLSDLTPEGKAGVTWPIGINPPFKPKTRFEVINWEYFTEEHIYSCIDSSPKCEMKGADRADVNAVLEIAVERLNERYQPQLRFRKQRLLNGYRRFDPTRGMEYVLDLALEAYTQKDHSQVIAKRVNLLRPLSAVEIIPMPYVTEATRVQVILPVTAQDQDYVGNFLDMYVMNTLDTHDNVLLTFLFIYDPFDAQRVSQTDVFAGIKAMIGEVEKRYGDVKIPWISVKTEVPSQVKLMDIISKKHPVDTLFFLASVWTEINADFLNRCRMNAISNWQVFFPIHFQEYSPAVVYRDQQPSAASSSFASESLRDGHFDRHVFDEACFYNADYMTARTKMAADILDNEELLESMDVYDIFVRYSGLHVFRAVEPALIQKYVRRVCNPRFSEDIYHRCVLSNLQGLGSRSHLAMALFEQEQANST
- the chpf2 gene encoding chondroitin sulfate glucuronyltransferase isoform X2, with the translated sequence MVSWTEGDTDESCRDELGNGRLFIGRGDAQRDSRDGAGNEDFQPRIVPYHKDPNKPHKKVLRTRYIHTELGIRERLLVGVLTSRATLNTLAVAVNRTVAHHFHRTFFFTGLRSPKVPHGMTVVAHGDDRPVWLMYETVRHLHQHYGSDYDWFLLAQDDTYMQADRLSELVGHLSAGQDLYMGRAEEFIGGEEKARYCHGGYGYLLSRSLLARLQPHLDSCRNDILSVRPDEWLGRCIIDYLGLSCVEVHQEMTYRYFELGKNADPEREDSVQFKNAFTVHPISEPNLMYRLHKRFSQIELEQTYLQIQQLQMQINNLSDLTPEGKAGVTWPIGINPPFKPKTRFEVINWEYFTEEHIYSCIDSSPKCEMKGADRADVNAVLEIAVERLNERYQPQLRFRKQRLLNGYRRFDPTRGMEYVLDLALEAYTQKDHSQVIAKRVNLLRPLSAVEIIPMPYVTEATRVQVILPVTAQDQDYVGNFLDMYVMNTLDTHDNVLLTFLFIYDPFDAQRVSQTDVFAGIKAMIGEVEKRYGDVKIPWISVKTEVPSQVKLMDIISKKHPVDTLFFLASVWTEINADFLNRCRMNAISNWQVFFPIHFQEYSPAVVYRDQQPSAASSSFASESLRDGHFDRHVFDEACFYNADYMTARTKMAADILDNEELLESMDVYDIFVRYSGLHVFRAVEPALIQKYVRRVCNPRFSEDIYHRCVLSNLQGLGSRSHLAMALFEQEQANST
- the chpf2 gene encoding chondroitin sulfate glucuronyltransferase isoform X1 codes for the protein MRLSSFLAVFRPALPLILGLSLGCSLSLLMVSWTEGDTDESCRDELGNGRLFIGRGDAQRDSRDGAGNEDFQPRIVPYHKDPNKPHKKVLRTRYIHTELGIRERLLVGVLTSRATLNTLAVAVNRTVAHHFHRTFFFTGLRSPKVPHGMTVVAHGDDRPVWLMYETVRHLHQHYGSDYDWFLLAQDDTYMQADRLSELVGHLSAGQDLYMGRAEEFIGGEEKARYCHGGYGYLLSRSLLARLQPHLDSCRNDILSVRPDEWLGRCIIDYLGLSCVEVHQEMTYRYFELGKNADPEREDSVQFKNAFTVHPISEPNLMYRLHKRFSQIELEQTYLQIQQLQMQINNLSDLTPEGKAGVTWPIGINPPFKPKTRFEVINWEYFTEEHIYSCIDSSPKCEMKGADRADVNAVLEIAVERLNERYQPQLRFRKQRLLNGYRRFDPTRGMEYVLDLALEAYTQKDHSQVIAKRVNLLRPLSAVEIIPMPYVTEATRVQVILPVTAQDQDYVGNFLDMYVMNTLDTHDNVLLTFLFIYDPFDAQRVSQTDVFAGIKAMIGEVEKRYGDVKIPWISVKTEVPSQVKLMDIISKKHPVDTLFFLASVWTEINADFLNRCRMNAISNWQVFFPIHFQEYSPAVVYRDQQPSAASSSFASESLRDGHFDRHVFDEACFYNADYMTARTKMAADILDNEELLESMDVYDIFVRYSGLHVFRAVEPALIQKYVRRVCNPRFSEDIYHRCVLSNLQGLGSRSHLAMALFEQEQANST